In a single window of the Niabella ginsenosidivorans genome:
- a CDS encoding ABC transporter permease/M1 family aminopeptidase, with protein sequence MFKEICSFELKTGFKKPATYIYFGILFLLTLLIGLASGGFFATAKSDSNVTINSAASVAGVLIGTGGNIFSILVCIILISIAGTAIQKDYQYNIYPLFFTKPISKAGYFWGRLSGSLAVAVFVFSGLALGYLTGTLLCVGKPGVGPFKLMNYLQPFLLFTLPNIILLGTIFFSLTTFLRSTMASYIFAIIFMVVLVASGAIGEDMDHKMLAAMLDPLGEKAFRYITAYWTPQEKNNNLIPLTGVLLYNRLLWIGVAVVICIVGYTGFNFSQYLQPLRFFKRASEADWNADPAKKYDRLPKVMQNLSGNSRWVRLLHLTRFEFRKALKKPFFFIILLLCLGMLVLTVRLNDLFSDAPTYLVTHTIVSMVMGIFPFFGMIFLIFSAGTVIWRNKETKMDELIGVTPVSNSLLFLSRLMALSLVLLVLYAIAALTGILLQLYAGSGTVDLWQYVVAVIRDFFEGIVIIGACLAIQCFTTDKYLGFFLSLVPILLLPIVFSFLQWNGDLYDFNGNGDMRPYSDMNGFGGDFINWPFFRVYWMGMTGLLCMLGILLYPRGKERSLKARWRLSKEANTFRFRLLLALLVLITAGTGAFIFYQQNILQDASTPKVQQGLQAAFEKRYKRYEGMAQPRIVSVTVDVELFTKSKSFHARGLYTLKNKIGQPIDTVYIKYEAGKKSRFRFLKSWLQVPATLISNDQEYGVQLFRLQQPLQPGDSIVYRFDVVYSPRGLLDRIHSEVVSNGTFISNALFPMIGYDPRLELGENKARKDYGLPPKARMAKVDDTLARRYNYISHDADWIRFEATVSTDEGQIALAPGYLQKEWKAGGRHYYQYRMDSPILNFYSFLSAAYRVKKDHWNGVAIEICYQQGHEYNLDRMIKSVKRSLDYYTKNFGPYQHRQVRIIEFPRYRQYAQSFPNTIPYSEDIGFILKVKEGPGKIDLPFYVTAHEVAHQWWAHQVIGGDVQGSVLMSETMSQYSALMVMEKEYGKDGMRRFLKREMDHYLRGRTLEGKGELPLMLCENQQYIHYNKGSVVLYALKDFIGEEALNNALRAYINKNRYYGPLYTNSVELVNDLKKATPDSLQYLVSDLFEKITIYENYVKALDYKKLPDGSYKVTLTVGSAKFYADSVGKQKRAAVNDYMDIGVFAEKKANGNENPLILQRIKMVQPEQTFIFTVHQQPVKAGIDPYLKLIDRTPGNNVARFGTTPEKVDLDPNKPQLNFQLGDADE encoded by the coding sequence ATGTTTAAAGAAATCTGCTCCTTTGAACTAAAGACCGGCTTTAAGAAACCGGCTACCTATATTTATTTTGGGATCCTGTTCCTACTGACACTGCTGATTGGGCTGGCAAGCGGCGGCTTCTTTGCTACTGCAAAATCAGACAGTAACGTTACCATTAATTCTGCTGCATCCGTAGCCGGCGTGCTCATTGGCACCGGTGGCAATATTTTCAGCATACTGGTATGCATTATTCTTATTTCAATTGCAGGCACAGCCATTCAGAAAGATTATCAGTACAACATATATCCGCTGTTCTTTACAAAACCCATTTCAAAAGCCGGTTATTTCTGGGGGCGCCTGTCCGGTTCGCTGGCGGTAGCTGTATTTGTATTTTCCGGTCTGGCCCTGGGATATCTTACCGGCACATTGTTATGCGTGGGGAAGCCCGGCGTAGGGCCTTTTAAGCTGATGAATTATTTGCAGCCCTTTTTGTTATTTACCCTGCCTAATATCATATTGCTGGGTACGATCTTTTTTTCGCTGACCACCTTTCTCAGGAGCACCATGGCCTCCTATATATTTGCGATCATTTTTATGGTGGTTCTTGTGGCATCCGGTGCCATTGGAGAAGATATGGATCATAAAATGCTTGCTGCAATGCTTGATCCGTTGGGTGAAAAAGCTTTTCGTTATATAACCGCCTACTGGACACCACAGGAAAAAAATAATAACCTGATCCCGCTTACCGGTGTATTGCTTTATAACCGCCTGCTGTGGATCGGTGTTGCTGTTGTTATTTGTATAGTAGGGTATACCGGGTTTAACTTTTCACAATACCTGCAGCCGCTGCGTTTTTTCAAAAGGGCCAGCGAAGCAGATTGGAATGCTGATCCCGCAAAAAAATATGACAGGCTCCCCAAGGTTATGCAGAACCTTTCGGGCAACAGCCGGTGGGTGCGCCTCCTGCACCTTACCCGGTTTGAATTCCGGAAGGCCCTGAAAAAGCCTTTTTTCTTTATCATTCTTTTATTGTGCCTGGGCATGCTGGTGCTCACCGTCCGCTTGAATGATCTGTTCTCAGATGCGCCTACCTACCTGGTTACGCATACGATCGTTTCTATGGTGATGGGCATCTTTCCGTTCTTTGGAATGATCTTTCTTATCTTTTCAGCAGGCACTGTTATATGGAGGAATAAGGAAACAAAAATGGATGAACTCATCGGTGTAACGCCGGTAAGCAATTCCCTGTTATTCCTGTCCCGGCTCATGGCTTTATCGCTCGTCCTGTTGGTGCTTTATGCCATAGCAGCGCTTACGGGAATACTGCTTCAGCTGTATGCCGGATCCGGTACGGTTGATCTCTGGCAGTATGTGGTTGCCGTGATCCGGGATTTTTTTGAAGGAATCGTAATTATAGGTGCCTGTCTGGCCATCCAGTGCTTTACTACCGACAAGTACCTTGGTTTCTTTCTTTCACTGGTTCCCATCCTGTTGCTCCCGATCGTTTTTTCTTTCTTGCAATGGAATGGGGATCTTTATGATTTTAATGGCAACGGCGATATGAGACCGTATTCTGATATGAATGGTTTCGGAGGCGATTTTATCAACTGGCCCTTTTTCCGTGTTTACTGGATGGGGATGACCGGGCTTTTGTGCATGTTGGGTATTTTATTGTACCCCCGCGGAAAAGAAAGATCGCTGAAGGCAAGATGGCGACTGTCAAAAGAAGCAAATACATTTCGCTTCCGGCTATTATTGGCGCTATTGGTATTGATTACGGCAGGAACCGGCGCCTTTATTTTTTATCAGCAGAACATTCTGCAGGATGCATCCACTCCCAAAGTGCAGCAGGGGCTGCAGGCAGCATTTGAAAAGCGTTATAAAAGATATGAAGGGATGGCGCAGCCCAGGATCGTATCGGTTACTGTTGATGTGGAGTTGTTTACAAAGTCTAAAAGTTTTCATGCCCGCGGCCTTTATACATTAAAGAATAAAATAGGTCAACCCATCGACACTGTTTATATAAAATACGAAGCCGGCAAAAAAAGCAGGTTCCGTTTTTTAAAATCCTGGCTGCAGGTTCCGGCAACCCTTATTTCAAATGATCAGGAATACGGCGTGCAATTGTTCCGTTTACAGCAGCCGCTTCAGCCGGGAGATAGTATCGTGTATAGATTTGATGTAGTATACAGCCCGCGCGGGTTATTGGACCGGATCCATTCAGAAGTGGTCAGCAACGGTACTTTTATCAGCAATGCATTGTTCCCGATGATTGGGTACGACCCAAGGCTGGAACTGGGTGAGAACAAGGCCCGCAAAGATTATGGGCTTCCGCCCAAAGCCCGTATGGCAAAAGTAGATGATACTTTGGCAAGGAGGTATAATTATATTTCTCATGATGCAGACTGGATCCGTTTTGAAGCGACTGTCAGTACCGATGAGGGCCAGATCGCCCTTGCGCCCGGTTACCTGCAAAAAGAATGGAAAGCCGGAGGGCGGCATTATTACCAGTACCGGATGGACAGCCCCATTCTGAATTTTTACTCCTTCCTCAGCGCTGCCTACCGGGTAAAAAAAGATCATTGGAACGGTGTGGCTATTGAGATCTGCTACCAGCAGGGCCATGAATACAACCTGGACCGGATGATCAAAAGTGTGAAAAGATCGCTGGATTATTATACAAAAAACTTCGGGCCTTACCAGCACCGGCAGGTGCGCATCATAGAATTTCCGCGCTACCGGCAATATGCGCAGTCATTCCCAAACACCATTCCTTATTCAGAAGATATCGGTTTTATTTTAAAAGTAAAAGAAGGCCCCGGAAAGATAGACCTGCCTTTTTATGTAACAGCTCATGAAGTAGCGCATCAATGGTGGGCGCACCAGGTAATTGGCGGCGATGTGCAGGGCAGCGTGCTCATGAGCGAAACCATGAGCCAGTACAGCGCTCTGATGGTTATGGAAAAGGAATATGGTAAAGATGGTATGCGCCGGTTCCTGAAAAGGGAAATGGATCATTATTTGCGGGGCCGCACCCTGGAAGGAAAAGGGGAGCTACCGCTGATGCTTTGTGAGAACCAACAGTATATTCATTATAATAAAGGAAGCGTGGTCCTGTACGCGCTTAAGGACTTTATAGGAGAAGAGGCATTGAACAATGCACTGAGGGCTTATATTAATAAGAACCGATATTACGGACCTTTATATACCAATTCCGTTGAATTGGTGAATGATTTAAAAAAAGCAACCCCGGACAGCCTGCAATACCTGGTCAGCGACCTGTTTGAGAAAATAACGATCTATGAAAATTATGTAAAGGCCCTGGATTATAAAAAGCTGCCGGACGGTAGCTATAAAGTAACGCTCACCGTCGGGTCTGCAAAGTTTTATGCAGACAGCGTGGGTAAGCAAAAAAGGGCCGCGGTAAATGATTATATGGATATCGGTGTATTTGCAGAAAAGAAGGCAAACGGAAATGAAAATCCATTGATACTACAACGGATAAAAATGGTTCAGCCGGAGCAGACATTTATATTTACTGTTCATCAGCAACCGGTAAAGGCAGGTATTGACCCATATTTAAAACTTATTGACCGTACGCCGGGGAATAATGTAGCCCGCTTTGGAACAACACCGGAAAAAGTAGATCTTGATCCCAACAAGCCGCAGCTCAATTTTCAGCTGGGCGATGCAGATGAATAA
- a CDS encoding ABC transporter ATP-binding protein, whose product MQLQIRNLSKTYRGTLKALENIHLTIDKGMFGLLGPNGAGKSTLMRTIATLQDPDSGSIHLGDIDVLNQKAALRKVLGYLPQDFGFYPRVTALDLLHHFAVLKGITDRAERNDIVDALLQQTNLYETRRRNLSEYSGGMRQRFGIAQALLGNPRLVIVDEPTAGLDPMERNRFYNILSEIGEQVIVILSTHIVEDVRTLCNKMVVMNKGRILLEGTPAKTVEAFQGRIWRKVIEKTALKQYMEQFKVISQYISEGKLIIHVLSDDRPEEGFDPVTAGLEDVYFSTIATN is encoded by the coding sequence ATGCAACTACAGATCCGCAATTTAAGTAAAACCTACAGGGGCACATTAAAAGCGCTTGAGAATATCCATCTTACCATTGACAAGGGTATGTTTGGTCTTTTAGGGCCCAACGGCGCCGGAAAGAGCACCCTGATGCGTACCATCGCCACACTACAGGATCCGGACAGCGGCAGTATTCATTTGGGCGATATTGATGTACTGAACCAAAAAGCTGCGTTAAGAAAGGTATTGGGCTATTTGCCTCAGGATTTTGGTTTTTACCCGCGGGTGACTGCGCTGGATCTTTTGCATCATTTTGCGGTATTAAAAGGCATTACTGACAGGGCGGAACGTAATGATATAGTAGACGCATTACTGCAGCAGACCAATTTATATGAAACCCGCAGGCGGAACCTGAGCGAATATTCCGGTGGCATGCGCCAGCGTTTTGGAATAGCACAGGCCCTGCTGGGGAATCCGCGGCTGGTGATCGTTGATGAGCCTACCGCGGGTCTGGATCCCATGGAGCGCAATCGCTTTTATAATATTTTAAGCGAGATCGGCGAGCAGGTGATTGTGATTCTTTCCACCCATATTGTGGAAGATGTGAGAACGCTTTGTAATAAAATGGTGGTAATGAATAAGGGAAGGATATTGCTGGAGGGAACGCCTGCAAAAACAGTAGAAGCCTTCCAGGGAAGGATATGGCGGAAGGTGATTGAAAAAACGGCATTGAAACAATATATGGAACAATTCAAAGTGATCTCGCAATACATTTCAGAAGGGAAGCTCATTATCCATGTATTGTCGGATGACCGGCCGGAAGAGGGTTTTGATCCGGTAACGGCCGGGCTGGAAGACGTATATTTTTCAACCATTGCCACCAACTAA
- a CDS encoding DUF721 domain-containing protein produces MAEYSMGEALNEFLNKSRIKGDIQALRIDAIWEEIMGKTIARYTDKLQIIGERLIISTTVAPLKNELLYQRDKIIRRVNEALGQNVIKEVVIK; encoded by the coding sequence ATGGCTGAATATTCTATGGGCGAAGCGTTGAATGAGTTTTTAAATAAAAGCCGGATAAAAGGAGATATCCAGGCTTTGCGCATTGATGCCATATGGGAGGAGATCATGGGAAAAACAATTGCGCGTTATACAGATAAACTACAGATCATCGGAGAAAGGCTGATCATCTCCACTACTGTTGCCCCGCTGAAAAATGAACTGCTTTACCAGCGCGATAAGATCATCCGCCGGGTAAACGAGGCATTGGGACAAAACGTAATCAAAGAAGTGGTTATAAAATAA
- a CDS encoding ABC transporter permease, with protein sequence MIQYILKKIGYSILVMAGVVMLVFFLFQGFGDPSRLIMGQTGDKKTQENIRKELYLDQPKWKQFVLYINDVSPIAIHNKEEIASKGLKGIFIGGEKKLAFKIPYLRRSYQTKRNVGSILMEALPGTILLTIAAMAFAVAAGIPLGVVAAVRQNSWLDTTAIFSSIVGISAPSFFMGIIIAYVFGFVLTKYTGLHITGNWFDIDPVTGHRTLTLKNLILPALTLGIRPLAIITQLTRSSMLDVLDQDYIRTAYAKGLKKRAVIWKHALKNALNPVITAVTGWFAELLAGAFFVEYIFGWQGIGKVTVDALDKLDYPVVMGSVLISAAFFVLMNIVADVLYGVFDPRVRR encoded by the coding sequence TTGATTCAGTATATCTTAAAAAAGATCGGGTACAGCATACTGGTAATGGCCGGTGTGGTCATGCTGGTGTTCTTCCTGTTCCAGGGTTTCGGCGATCCATCGCGCCTCATAATGGGGCAGACCGGCGATAAAAAAACGCAGGAAAATATCCGCAAAGAATTATACCTGGATCAGCCAAAATGGAAACAGTTTGTGCTTTATATCAACGATGTTTCTCCCATTGCCATTCACAATAAAGAGGAGATCGCCTCCAAAGGGCTGAAGGGGATTTTTATCGGTGGTGAAAAAAAACTGGCGTTTAAAATCCCTTACCTCCGGCGTTCTTACCAGACAAAACGCAATGTGGGAAGCATCCTGATGGAAGCATTGCCTGGAACGATCCTGCTGACGATCGCCGCAATGGCATTCGCAGTAGCGGCCGGCATTCCCCTGGGTGTGGTGGCTGCGGTGCGGCAAAACTCCTGGCTGGACACAACAGCCATCTTTTCAAGTATCGTAGGCATTTCTGCCCCGTCCTTTTTTATGGGGATCATTATTGCCTATGTCTTCGGGTTTGTGCTGACCAAATACACCGGTTTGCATATTACAGGCAACTGGTTTGATATTGATCCGGTAACGGGGCATAGGACACTGACGCTGAAGAACCTGATCCTTCCAGCCCTTACATTGGGCATCCGCCCGCTGGCCATCATTACCCAGCTTACAAGAAGTTCCATGCTGGATGTGCTGGACCAGGATTATATCCGCACGGCCTATGCCAAGGGACTGAAGAAACGGGCCGTCATCTGGAAGCATGCTTTAAAAAATGCATTGAACCCTGTTATAACCGCGGTTACCGGCTGGTTTGCCGAGCTGCTGGCCGGGGCTTTCTTTGTGGAATATATTTTTGGATGGCAGGGGATCGGGAAGGTTACCGTAGATGCCCTGGACAAACTGGACTACCCGGTGGTAATGGGCTCGGTGCTGATCTCTGCTGCGTTTTTTGTGCTTATGAATATTGTTGCCGATGTCCTGTACGGGGTGTTTGATCCAAGGGTGCGGAGATAG